A genomic segment from Acidobacteriota bacterium encodes:
- a CDS encoding NADH-quinone oxidoreductase subunit C, protein MGMKGETPEIALTLLTERFPEAVVGTRAPLGEATAVVRPEFLIRTVEFLKKDPRLEFDFLVDITAVDRGAPAAGAPAGAPAGGEGAARFTVVYQFLSLRHKRRLRLEVAAGEPEPVVDSLTPLWGSANWLEREVWDMFGIRFRGHPDLRRILMYEEFEGHPLRKDYPVDRRQPLIGPKI, encoded by the coding sequence ATGGGAATGAAAGGGGAAACGCCGGAGATCGCCCTCACGCTGCTGACCGAAAGGTTTCCCGAGGCCGTTGTCGGCACCCGCGCGCCCCTCGGGGAAGCGACCGCCGTGGTCCGTCCCGAATTCCTGATCCGCACGGTCGAATTCCTGAAAAAGGATCCCCGCCTCGAATTCGACTTCCTGGTCGATATCACGGCCGTCGACCGGGGGGCGCCGGCGGCGGGGGCCCCTGCGGGGGCCCCTGCGGGGGGGGAGGGGGCCGCGAGGTTCACCGTCGTCTACCAGTTCCTCTCCCTCCGCCACAAGCGCCGCCTGCGCCTCGAGGTCGCGGCGGGGGAGCCGGAACCCGTGGTCGATTCCCTGACCCCCCTGTGGGGGTCGGCCAACTGGCTGGAGCGCGAGGTGTGGGACATGTTCGGCATCCGCTTCCGGGGGCACCCCGACCTGAGGCGTATCCTGATGTACGAAGAGTTCGAGGGGCACCCGCTGCGCAAGGACTACCCGGTCGACCGACGCCAGCCCCTTATCGGACCCAAGATCTGA
- a CDS encoding NADH-quinone oxidoreductase subunit A produces MALLVSGVVAAFILASVFLGPRKRHPVKDTPFECGIPSDGHPGGAVPVHFYIMAMLFVVFDVELAFLFPWAAALRGLGWFGFVEMLLFVVVIGAGFAYAWKMGALEWE; encoded by the coding sequence ATGGCGCTCCTGGTTTCAGGCGTCGTCGCAGCGTTCATCCTGGCGTCCGTTTTTCTCGGGCCCCGGAAGCGACATCCCGTCAAGGATACGCCTTTCGAATGCGGCATCCCCTCCGACGGGCATCCCGGCGGCGCCGTGCCCGTTCACTTCTACATCATGGCCATGCTCTTTGTCGTCTTCGACGTCGAACTCGCTTTTCTCTTCCCCTGGGCCGCGGCCCTGCGGGGGCTGGGATGGTTCGGTTTCGTCGAGATGCTCCTTTTTGTCGTGGTGATCGGCGCGGGCTTCGCCTACGCCTGGAAGATGGGCGCGCTCGAATGGGAATGA